From one Perca flavescens isolate YP-PL-M2 chromosome 19, PFLA_1.0, whole genome shotgun sequence genomic stretch:
- the trip6 gene encoding thyroid receptor-interacting protein 6, whose protein sequence is MATGPTGGPIHHSSSDHYYPPPHGPKEDRIWSPHMDSYELMHRGPEKPASYHSKIDADIDSLTSMLADLDSHPQDSSTQLYDNVPYNKYLSGDHYKTAHQSAAPPQGRPSRGYPAHPQSQYHPAPPYPSEHQSPQYSTSHRQDYYSPSSTPKPYSQSYPQPVPASYTTASTPTGPRFSVQVKTAQPVTYSQTGRQAEQAYTPPPPRQHVSRPPPQTQTSPQGWYPSHPSSQAQEMHSEAVYKGSGSGPGGRVNQVPLSKRGMENQTGSGAAQSPAYQSSKGIATTRPEEELDRLTKKLVYDMNHPPVEDYFGRCARCGDNVVGDGSGCIAMEQVFHVECFTCITCHARLRGQPFYALDKKSYCESCYISTLERCSKCSKPILDRILRAMGKAYHPRCFTCVVCNCCLDGVPFTVDATSQIHCIDDFHRKYAPRCSVCGEPIMPEQGQEETVRIVALDRSFHVNCYVCEECGLLLSSEGEGRGCYPLDGHILCKSCSACRIQDLSAKISTDC, encoded by the exons ATGGCAACTGGACCCACAG GTGGGCCCATTCATCATTCGTCGAGCGATCACTATTACCCCCCTCCCCATGGTCCCAAAGAAGACCGTATCTGGAGCCCTCACATGGACAGCTACGAGCTGATG CACCGTGGTCCTGAAAAGCCAGCGAGTTATCACTCTAAAATTGATGCTGATATCGACTCCCTCACCAGTATGCTCGCAGATCTGGACAGCCACCCACAGGACTCCAGCACACAA CTGTACGACAATGTGCCTTACAACAAGTACCTCTCAGGGGATCACTACAAGACTGCACACCAGAGCGCAGCCCCTCCTCAGGGTCGACCATCCAGGGGCTACCCCGCTCATCCCCAGAGCCAATACCACCCAGCGCCCCCCTACCCAAGCGAGCACCAGTCACCTCAGTACTCCACCTCCCACCGGCAGGACTACTACTCCCCATCTTCAACCCCTAAGCCCTACTCTCAATCCTACCCTCAGCCCGTCCCGGCCTCCTACACCACTGCCTCAACTCCTACTGGGCCCAGGTTCAGCGTCCAGGTCAAGACGGCGCAGCCTGTCACCTACTctcagacaggcaggcaggctgaACAGGCCTACACACCACCACCTCCTCGCCAGCATGTGTCCCGCCCCCCTCCCCAGACTCAGACAAGTCCGCAGGGCTGGTACCCTTCACATCCCAGCTCACAAGCTCAGGAGATGCACTCTGAGGCGGTGTACAAGGGGAGCGGCTCAGGACCTGGAGGAAGAGTTAACCAGGTTCCATTGTCCAAGAGAGGGATGGAAAATCAAACCGGGTCAGGGGCAGCACAGAgtcctgcttatcagtccagcAAG GGAATAGCAACAACTAGGCCTGAGGAAGAGTTGGATCGACTCACCAAGAAGTTGGTATATGATATGAACCACCCCCCCGTGGAGGACTATTTTG GCCGCTGTGCCCGCTGTGGTGACAACGTGGTTGGCGACGGCAGTGGTTGCATCGCCATGGAGCAGGTGTTCCACGTGGAGTGTTTCACATGCATCACCTGCCACGCCCGTCTCCGAGGGCAACCCTTCTACGCCCTCGACAAGAAGAGTTACTGCGAGAGTTGTTACATT AGTACATTGGAGCGCTGTTCAAAGTGCTCCAAGCCAATCCTGGACCGTATCCTGCGGGCCATGGGAAAGGCCTACCATCCTCGCTGTTTCACATGTGTGGTCTGTAACTGCTGCTTGGACGGGGTGCCCTTCACCGTGGATGCAACCTCTCAGATACACTGCATCGATGACTTCCATAG GAAGTACGCTCCTCGCTGTTCAGTTTGCGGTGAGCCCATCATGCCCGAACAGGGCCAGGAGGAGACGGTGAGGATAGTCGCTCTGGACCGCAGCTTCCATGTTAACTGTTACGTCTGTGAG GAATGTGGGCTCCTGCTGTCCTCTGAAGGGGAGGGCCGAGGCTGTTACCCGCTGGACGGCCACATCTTGTGTAAGAGCTGCAGCGCTTGCCGCATCCAGGACCTCTCAGCCAAAATCTCCACTGACTGCTAA